In Streptomyces hawaiiensis, one genomic interval encodes:
- the ftsE gene encoding cell division ATP-binding protein FtsE, with protein MIRFDNVSKVYPKQTRPALRDVSLEVEKGEFVFLVGSSGSGKSTFLRLILREERCSHGQVHVLGKDLARLSNWKVPQMRRQLGTVFQDFRLLPNKTVGENVAFAQEVIGKSRGEIRKSVPQVLDLVGLGGKEDRMPGELSGGEQQRVAIARAFVNRPKLLIADEPTGNLDPQTSVGIMKLLDRINRTGTTVVMATHDQNIVDQMRKRVIELEKGRLVRDQARGVYGYQH; from the coding sequence GTGATCCGATTCGACAATGTCTCCAAGGTCTACCCCAAGCAGACCCGCCCCGCCCTCAGGGATGTCTCCCTGGAGGTCGAGAAGGGCGAGTTCGTGTTCCTCGTGGGGTCCTCCGGCTCCGGAAAGTCCACCTTCCTGCGGCTGATCCTCCGCGAGGAGCGGTGCAGTCACGGGCAGGTGCACGTCCTGGGCAAGGACCTCGCCCGCCTCTCCAACTGGAAGGTGCCCCAGATGCGGCGCCAGCTGGGGACGGTGTTCCAGGACTTCCGACTGCTGCCGAACAAGACGGTCGGCGAGAACGTCGCCTTCGCGCAGGAGGTCATCGGCAAGTCGCGCGGCGAGATCCGCAAGTCCGTGCCCCAGGTGCTCGACCTCGTCGGGCTGGGCGGCAAGGAGGACCGGATGCCCGGCGAGCTGTCCGGTGGTGAGCAGCAGCGCGTCGCCATCGCGCGGGCCTTCGTCAACCGGCCCAAGCTGCTCATCGCCGACGAGCCCACCGGCAACCTCGACCCGCAGACCTCCGTCGGCATCATGAAGCTGCTCGACCGCATCAACCGGACGGGCACCACCGTGGTGATGGCCACGCACGACCAGAACATCGTCGACCAGATGCGCAAGCGCGTCATCGAACTGGAGAAGGGCCGCCTCGTCCGCGACCAGGCCCGCGGTGTCTACGGCTACCAGCACTGA
- a CDS encoding LPXTG cell wall anchor domain-containing protein — protein sequence MTKKTRIRVARIAAGAVIAAGASLTAAGAASAAETEDCLLGILCADESPAPTPTPSDIPTELPTDPPTDLPTDPPSTEEPTDEPTEPTDEPTEPTEDPTDAPTDPGNGNGTGGGNGNGGDNGGGNNTDPDGGTSPQEEGSSSLTEIGSDSTPAAPQAQAQGNGQELAETGAAQTTFLVIGAATMIAGGVGFRLLPRLVGGRGGAAA from the coding sequence ATGACGAAGAAGACACGGATCCGTGTCGCGCGGATAGCGGCCGGTGCCGTGATCGCCGCCGGTGCCTCGCTGACCGCCGCCGGTGCCGCATCCGCCGCGGAGACCGAGGACTGCCTGCTCGGCATCCTGTGCGCCGACGAGTCGCCGGCTCCGACGCCGACGCCGTCGGACATCCCGACCGAGCTCCCGACCGACCCGCCGACGGACCTCCCGACGGACCCGCCGTCGACCGAGGAGCCCACCGACGAGCCGACCGAGCCCACGGACGAGCCCACCGAGCCGACCGAGGACCCGACGGACGCCCCGACCGACCCGGGTAACGGGAACGGCACCGGTGGCGGCAACGGCAACGGTGGCGACAACGGCGGCGGCAACAACACCGACCCCGACGGCGGCACCTCCCCGCAGGAGGAGGGCTCCTCCTCCCTCACCGAGATCGGCTCGGACTCCACCCCGGCGGCCCCGCAGGCTCAGGCCCAGGGCAACGGTCAGGAGCTCGCCGAGACGGGCGCCGCTCAGACCACCTTCCTGGTGATCGGCGCCGCCACGATGATCGCCGGCGGTGTCGGCTTCCGTCTGCTGCCTCGCCTCGTGGGCGGTCGCGGCGGGGCTGCCGCCTGA